A single region of the Plasmodium reichenowi strain SY57 chromosome 9, whole genome shotgun sequence genome encodes:
- a CDS encoding FHA domain protein, putative yields MITNKKNRTSKNKNYIINVNCYTWINNSHGLFDYESENFYKKCFKIKCLYNYYYILKDDINVEIKNEEEISNVMGNNNSLKLICKIKYINNNYQLIPCIENIYDDTLNSDTKVNEINENNDINSNSNNNNNNNNINNNNNNNNNNNNNNNNNNNNNNNNNINNNNNNNNNNNSDMDNFWVIVKYLKNKSSILHEDDVIKLGRVKLKIKKIITNAQQEREYNKSQSPFDDDECETVAPETEHLNTSTNNIMSNSYINSSVINHNMNFTNNVLEDDICIHCEKVIVENRDTQVNHSNIEENINNSKNHNTRNTNQFMANTNVNVQMIDNENINNMNNSYLDDFYLFKNNTSNYEYSNKQMGIENNNNNNNIHNDYADGAQTYSNNIENASKREREQSKDNLEKKQLRIITSVDNNNNNNNNNLAIVSNNIRGNNKHPNSVLKLSNNKDNNNKDNNNNNNNNNKTNKCFTAKNVTLNIEEDACRDINVELENMNPNNDERRNTSVSIHNNNMMEDNMNVLINNNVHNNIISTNSNVVITTKCCCKQGGMNVFNQCSNNSPNNSNSIIKKYKKEDVCDDLIKDMCILNGKEFPNPPSLYNCRICLCEYENVNNPLISPCKCKGSMKYVHLNCLRTWMRGRLNVRNDCSSCSFFWKQLNCELCKFPYPTYIYIQNKYLELYEIPKPELPYIIIELMNDRNKGFYIVSLANTKCVRMGRGHDSDVRVNDISVSRFHALIKFHNGNFYIEDCKSKFGTLIQIRKPVFFNIRRNKFIALQIGRTVMYVYMKRKNWIFLPICLKLSKTKDEDVSTLDNFSSKMLVDNNMQASINNNFEYNRDNNNELSNNQNTNQILERVNNQIINNESNNSNVNVNNTVNQNGNVHINVTNSILLGGPNNNHHNNDDNNDENNANMYDNIYDDNNNNDYIVGRGNNLNMCNNNNQQNNVNNQININNNNNNNNNTHNSINNIDEANINLNSTTSEQNLTLSNISINNNIKNDQAHNNHNNNNTNNVTNGNISNNANS; encoded by the coding sequence atgattactaataaaaagaatagAACTtcaaaaaacaaaaattatatcataaatGTAAATTGTTACACGTGGATTAATAATAGTCATGGATTATTCGATTATGAGAGTGAgaatttttataagaaatGTTTCAAgataaaatgtttatacaattattattatatattaaaagatgatataaatgtggaaataaaaaatgaggAAGAGATAAGTAATGTTATgggaaataataatagtttaaaattaatatgtaaaattaaatatataaataataattatcaaCTAATACCATgtatagaaaatatatatgatgatacACTTAATAGCGATACGAAGGTGAAcgaaataaatgaaaataatgacaTTAATAGTAacagtaataataataataataataataatatcaacaacaacaacaacaacaacaacaacaacaacaacaacaacaataataataataacaataataataacaacaatattaacaacaataataacaacaataataataataatagtgaTATGGATAATTTCTGGGTTattgtaaaatatttaaaaaataaaagttcCATATTACATGAAGATGATGTTATTAAACTAGGAAGAgttaaattaaaaataaaaaaaatcataacAAATGCACAACAAGAAAGggaatataataaatcaCAATCTCCTTttgatgatgatgaatGTGAAACAGTAGCACCCGAAACGGAGCATTTGAACACGtcaacaaataatattatgtcTAATAGTTACATCAATAGTAGTGTTATAAATCATAACATGAATTTTACTAACAATGTTCTAGAAGAtgatatatgtatacattgCGAGAAGGTAATAGTAGAAAATAGAGATACTCAAGTTAATCATTCTAatatagaagaaaatataaataattctaAAAACCATAATACAAGAAATACAAACCAATTTATGGCAAATACCAATGTTAATGTACAAATGAttgataatgaaaatattaataacatgaataattcttatttagatgatttttatttatttaaaaataatacatccaattatgaatattcaaataaacaaatgggaatagaaaataataataataataataatatacacaATGACTACGCTGATGGTGCACAAACgtattcaaataatatagaaaatgCAAGTAAAAGGGAAAGAGAGCAATCAAAAGATAATTTGGAGAAAAAACAATTAAGAATAATAACATCGgttgataataataataataataataataataatttggCTATAGTTTCAAACAATATAAGAGGAAATAACAAACACCCCAATTCTGTCCTAAAATTATCcaataataaagataacaataataaagataacaacaacaataataataataataataaaacaaataaatgCTTTACAGCTAAAAATGTTACTTTAAATATTGAAGAAGATGCATGTAGAGACATCAATGTCGAGTTAGAAAATATGAACCctaataatgatgaaagGAGAAATACTTCTGTAAgtatacataataataatatgatgGAAGATAATATGAACGTATTAatcaataataatgttcataataatattataagtaCAAATTCAAATGTTGTTATTACAACGAAATGTTGTTGTAAACAGGGTGGTATGAATGTGTTTAACCAATGTAGTAACAATAGTCCTAATAATTCAAATagtattattaaaaaatataaaaaagaagacGTATGTGATGATCTTATAAAAGATATGTGTATTCTTAATGGAAAGGAATTTCCTAATCCCCCAagtttatataattgtCGAATATGTTTATGTGAATATGAAAATGTGAATAACCCATTAATATCACCATGTAAATGTAAAGGATCTATGaaatatgtacatttaAATTGTTTAAGAACATGGATGAGAGGACGACTAAATGTGAGAAATGATTGTTCTTCTTGTTCATTTTTCTGGAAACAATTAAATTGTGAGTTATGTAAATTTCCATATccaacatatatatatattcaaaataaatacttagaattatatgaaatacCTAAACCTGAATTAccatatattattatagaACTAATGAATGATAGAAATAAAGgattttatattgttaGTTTAGCAAATACTAAATGTGTTCGTATGGGAAGAGGTCATGATAGTGATGTTAGGGTTAATGATATCTCAGTTTCTCGATTTCACGCTTTAATTAAATTCCATAATGGAAATTTCTATATAGAAGATTGTAAGAGTAAATTCGGTACATTGATCCAAATACGAAAACctgtattttttaatatccgaagaaataaatttatagCTTTACAAATTGGTAGAACTgttatgtatgtatatatgaaaagaaaaaattgGATATTCTTACCTATATGTTTAAAATTATCAAAAACAAAAGATGAAGATGTTAGTACCCTAGATAATTTCTCTTCAAAAATGTTAgtagataataatatgcaGGCATCGATTAATAACAATTTTGAGTATAACAgagataataataatgaacTATCTAATAATCAAAATACAAATCAAATCCTCGAAAGGGTTAATAATCAAAtcataaataatgaatCCAACAATTCAAATGttaatgttaataataCCGTAAATCAAAATGGTAATGttcatataaatgttaCTAACAGTATATTATTAGGAGGTCCAAATAACaatcatcataataatgatgataataatgatgaaaataatgctaatatgtatgataatatatatgatgataataataataatgattacATTGTTGGTAGAggaaataatttaaatatgtgTAATAACAACAATCAACAAAACAATGTTAACAAccaaataaatataaacaataataataataataataataatacacaTAATTCAATTAACAATATAGATGAAGctaatataaatttaaatagTACAACTAGCGAACAAAATTTAACTCTCTCAAATATATCTatcaataataatattaaaaatgacCAAGCtcataataatcataataataataatacgAATAATGTGACAAATGGAAATATAAGCAATAATGCaaattcataa
- a CDS encoding SET domain protein, putative, translating into MSKIRKKLLENKKEIGFCSCVIKVKEKKEIEENKDINGNKAKVWLEHFNDIISEDIKNMMNNKNRLKLHKSLNLINNLQLCNNRVGCKNINVLLNNPFGFDLNKIVNEKIKEKENQNNNNFDDDKVNNSIELSRNNTKVSYDDFIWNNEMKRYMSLKESQSIYQFNGRNSKRNKTCFDVSNSNHHNRSIRDKMKILKSENVYINNNDDNNRYNISLRNVDVHNNLSISKKKEESTIFNNNNNDDDDDDDEHTKKETYLKISSNKKNKKQNITYDSNHINQRNNYNHHDLYINEKEKKDELYNEICNESYDIKYKTIQQNYNNILIIQDKNNKKAKIVANKKVEVGQILFIEHELLETAILFDDLWETFNMLNEDQKKQIDYIIHLKYNKNEYDNVTNINNNEPVIKEDGYLEEKKNIPYRNDNNTYNDDHNKNNMTNQNAMVFKEFTNSNNSNNNNNNNNNNNNNNIYKESINHFRNDTFIDKLIQFEKFTDILKNSFISSSNKSKIKLYKHASFLNHSCFPNASYCFIDDKNICLLAMRTINMYDEITISLINELYTSIQYRNEKLNKIKNITCSCNRCLQIIDEERKILCAVCKYSYVSKKINQNYMSTIMYQQKNLKEKDDKNENHMEYESHNNNNILKYSTLNGEEKNIINTTNYKNREIFDENNLYKYSNTTNYKEMHIKEYEYNNISKSNLGKNTIVPEKIQGNITYSSDIAYTNFLNNSEDSKTHNADNINKSQNLLFGMKYKEISQNKLDHAKRLNEISVENFIPRNNKSLHNICNNNNFCLTNENVYEFNKSKTQLTIKNNIKKRTNKNDNIEDPTMFNSENALLSSTSLYNNKYNNIKNYGCNNNNMGIEQTRSLTNNNINLNVLYNSHLPFSIKLKNNFLHILNVKNGEDEKIGYCKFVNNEEWICAICNNSISKYVMPLKSEYFFIIQYNAIKEKINTNNFELSILISNIEETLSYIISILGEKHWLYASFNYIIADICFSLYTMNSLNENYISTCFNAFYNFFYFIQIQCPQAIHTDLVPLVLKFFIICIYTGNYNTIYNLATSGFLELIKQKYGSWDVSYICLQRAFKMCYEHMNNRKIMDRTTILTLADMANNNILNMVH; encoded by the coding sequence atgtctaaaataagaaaaaaattactagaaaataaaaaagaaattgGATTTTGTTCATGTGTAATCAAAGTAAAAGAGAAGAAAGAGATTGAGGAAAATAAAGACATTAATGGTAATAAAGCCAAAGTATGGCTAGAACACTTCaatgatattatatcagaagatataaaaaatatgatgaataataaaaatagattaaaattacataaatccttaaatttaataaataatttacaaTTATGTAACAACAGAGTGGgttgtaaaaatattaatgtCTTGTTGAATAATCCTTTCGGTTTCGATTTGAATAAAATTgttaatgaaaaaattaaagaaaaagaaaatcaaaataataataatttcgATGATGATAAGGTAAATAATTCTATAGAATTATCTAGGAATAATACAAAAGTGTCATATGATGATTTTATATGGAATAATGAAATGAAAAGATATATGAGTTTAAAAGAATCACAGAGTATTTATCAATTTAATGGAAGAAATAGCAAACGAAATAAAACATGTTTTGATGTATCCAATTCGAATCATCATAATAGATCAATAAGAGATAAgatgaaaattttaaaatcagaaaatgtatatataaataacaatgatgataataataggTATAACATTTCTTTAAGGAATGTAGATGTGCATAATAATTTGAGTATATCAAAGAAAAAAGAGGAATCAAccatttttaataataataataatgatgatgatgatgatgatgatgaacatacaaaaaaagaaacatatttaaaaatatcaagtaataaaaaaaacaaaaaacaaaatataacataCGATTCCAACCATATAAATCAAcgaaataattataatcatcatgacttatatataaatgaaaaagaaaaaaaagatgaactatataatgaaatatgTAACGAATCATATGacattaaatataaaacaatacaacaaaattataataacatattaatTATACAAGACAAAAATAACAAGAAAGCTAAAATTGTAGCAAATAAAAAAGTGGAAGTAGGACAAATACTTTTTATAGAACATGAATTATTAGAAACAGCTATTTTGTTCGATGATTTATGGGAAACTTTTAATATGCTTAATGAAGATCAAAAGAAACAAAttgattatattattcacttgaaatataataaaaatgaatatgaCAATGTTActaatattaataataatgaacCTGTTATAAAAGAGGATGGATATTTAGAagagaagaaaaatataccatatagaaatgataataatacatataatgatgatcataataaaaataatatgacTAACCAAAACGCCATGGtttttaaagaatttacaaatagtaataatagtaataataataataataataataataataataataataataatatatataaagaatcAATAAACCATTTTAGAAATGATACATTTATTGATAAATTGATACAGTTTGAAAAATTTACGgacattttaaaaaattcatttatttcttcaagtaataaaagtaaaataaaacttTATAAACATGCATCATTTTTAAACCATAGTTGTTTTCCAAATGCTAGCTATTGTTTTAtagatgataaaaatatatgctTATTAGCTATGAGaacaataaatatgtatgatGAAATAACTATTTctttaataaatgaattGTATACATCTATTCAATAtagaaatgaaaaattaaataaaataaagaacaTTACTTGCTCATGTAATAGATGTTTACAAATAATTGATGAAGAAAGGAAAATACTTTGTGCAGTCTGTAAATACTCTTATGTtagtaaaaaaataaatcaaaacTATATGTCCACAATTATGTATCAACAAAAAAACcttaaagaaaaagatgacaaaaatgaaaatcACATGGAATATGAAtcacataataataataatatcttaAAATATAGTACATTAAATGGtgaggaaaaaaatattatcaatacaactaattataaaaatagagAAATATTcgatgaaaataatttatataaatatagtAATACTACAAATTATAAGGAAATGCACATAAAGgaatatgaatataataatataagtaAAAGTAATTTAGGAAAAAATACTATTGTTCCTGAAAAAATTCAAGGAAATATAACTTACTCTTCTGATATAGCATACacaaattttttaaacaatAGTGAGGATTCAAAAACACACAATGCTGATAACATAAACAAATCacaaaatttattatttggaatgaaatataaagaaatatcTCAAAATAAATTAGATCATGCAAAAAGACTTAATGAAATATCTGTTGAAAATTTCATACCGCGTAATAATAAATCCCttcataatatttgtaataataataatttttgtttaactaatgaaaatgtttatgaatttaataaaagCAAAACCCAGCTTACTattaagaataatataaaaaaaagaactaataaaaatgataatatagAAGATCCTACTATGTTTAATTCTGAGAATGCCCTCTTATCATCAACAAGTttatacaataataaatataataatattaaaaattatggatgtaataataataacatgGGTATAGAACAAACCCGTTCTTTAAcaaacaataatataaatttaaacgttttatataattctcATTTGCCTTTTAGCATAAAactaaaaaataattttcttcatattttaaatgtCAAAAATGGAGAGGACGAAAAAATAGGTTATTGTAAATTTGTTAATAACGAAGAATGGATATGTGctatatgtaataatagtaTATCTAAATATGTTATGCCTTTAAAAAgtgaatatttttttattattcaatataatgctataaaagagaaaataaatactaACAATTTTGAATTATCTATACTTATAAGTAATATAGAAGAAacattatcatatataataagcATATTAGGTGAGAAACATTGGCTATATGCttcatttaattatattatagcagatatttgtttttcattatatacTATGAATtcattaaatgaaaattatatttcGACCTGCTTCAATGCAttctataattttttctattttattcaAATTCAATGTCCCCAGGCCATTCATACCGATTTAGTTCCATTAGTTCTAAagttttttattatatgtatatatacaGGGAATTATAATACTATCTATAATTTAGCTACATCAGGATTCTTAGAATTAATTAAGCAAAAGTATGGTTCCTGGGATGTTTCTTATATTTGTCTGCAGCGAGCATTCAAAATGTGTTATGAGCACATGaataatagaaaaattatGGACAGGACTACAATATTGACGTTAGCTGATATGGcaaataataacatattaaatatgGTGCACTGA
- a CDS encoding helicase with Zn-finger motif, putative, which produces MAYNIYSNLSDFWTSDDDEGDEGSNEEGEEKSASNDKEENNNLKNETYGYDIEDSFNEYNIYKREDMMYNDDNSFNKTIDQRLNFNINDIMNECSNDISENFTINNLLEKYDINNFIFNDNLLKYCETGVAINDEKPNNEKLTLNEDFEFNVKCSFNYVNPPSYGLKINRDVKNEVPQENIKSNNLEMKQVIHNKEEMLVNKKVLDDNENVDMEKIDHPNGKNIDNNNKNDDDDDNNNKNDDDNNDNNLNEQQILHNHIENTKIKYIRKKWVIEDNESDISNFNKNDLLLNYDFELDDFQKRSIKHLNNFKHVFVAAHTSAGKTLIAEHAIALSIKLQKKAIYTSPIKALSNQKYYEFKNIFKDVGIITGDVKMNVNANCIIMTTEILRNLLYLNDNIINNIHCVIFDEVHYVNDEDRGVIWEESIIMLPHHVQILLLSATVPNYLEFADWVGFTKQKEVISISTKKRPVPLLHYIYAYDSVYLVMDEKNKFYSSAFKEIYVKIREKQEANNKNTKQITSGSNNTSSNLKKNNNYYDSKNKYLTTINNKENDTTQNSSNNNNNNNNNNNNNVKGYYEYCKQKRKQKLFANEASMKTEIQKLQTLIKKLDQDNKLPVVLFCFSRIKCETYAKCMPHLNFLDTNKKSKVHLFIKESISKLPKQDRELNQIQSLSKLLEKGIGVHHSGLLPILKEIVEILFSKGLIKVLFATETFAMGINMPTKSVVFTSIYKHDHLRKRILTSSEYTQMSGRAGRRSSDKYGYVYICCCDNIPDQVQLTEMMMQKAVSLKSKFKVTYNMILKLLINKQINIEKMLFSSFLESCRALQIPLFKKDLKRKRKLLQNIKEVQCIYEQENNKNAYPPIEQYVQINYRLKYIGLNLHKKLLNTKSSNCFVIGRVMLLNNIHILHSSVYAIYLGCDKSNNKKKNDKVDFAQNSIFFQNNYEDDRSNERFFFLFILPDFMTFENLPDYIINEADQNMLKSKKKKTTSNNNNNDNINNKSNNNSNNNILSNSVSENINLYENYKNVFSKKNNKSDIKIIYHSSFDTDMNKKHFVVCSNVCIENISIITNTVIKLPNVNNAGILNNPKNLLLYTFELDRLIEKNNFEPFVLTKMLKSLKCEFYSVLVNQADYLENLKKSKCYNCNLKEKHYQLICKKNDCLDDIENIERNINAKSLNLYEDLEGKLNVLKHFGFIDDQNNLTVKGKIASYITLTDEITLTQVIFENVLNKLNPAEIAAVLSCFVAPEKKVEESPDLTVNLQEVKAALTNIHSSFEEFYKVIRLRISSEDHWKLCNFKIMFIAYKWTLGVSFAELLEQCELEEGLIVRSILRLDDLCRKVKIAFLYLGNIDLAQKVEKTSHLLRRDIIFTTSLYLQ; this is translated from the coding sequence ATGgcatataatatatattccaaCTTGTCCGATTTTTGGACTagtgatgatgatgaaggGGACGAAGGATCAAATGAAGAAGGGGAAGAAAAGAGTGCATCAAATgataaagaagaaaataataatttaaaaaatgaaacatATGGTTATGATATAGAAGATAGttttaatgaatataatatttataagaGAGAAGATATGATgtataatgatgataattcatttaataaaacaattGATCAAAgattaaattttaatataaatgatataatgAATGAATGTTCAAATGATATATCAGAAAACTTTACTATAAATAATCTtttagaaaaatatgatataaataattttatatttaatgataatttattaaaatattgtGAAACAGGTGTAGCtataaatgatgaaaaacccaataatgaaaaattaacTTTGAATGAAGATTTTGAATTTAATGTGAAATGTTCATTTAATTATGTGAACCCTCCAAGTTATGgtttaaaaattaatagaGATGTAAAAAATGAGGTACCtcaagaaaatataaaaagtaataatttGGAGATGAAACAAGTTATTCATAATAAAGAGGAAATGTTAGTGAATAAAAAAGTTTTGgatgataatgaaaatgttGATATGGAAAAGATCGACCATCCAAACGGcaaaaatattgataataataataaaaatgatgatgatgatgataataataataaaaatgatgatgataataatgataataatttgaatgagcaacaaatattacataatcATATAGAgaatacaaaaataaaatatatacgAAAAAAATGGGTTATTGAAGATAACGAATCAGATATTtcaaattttaataaaaatgacttattattaaattacGATTTTGAATTAGATGATTTTCAAAAACGATCAATTaaacatttaaataattttaaacaTGTGTTTGTAGCTGCTCACACATCAGCTGGTAAAACATTGATTGCTGAACATGCTATAGCATTATCCataaaattacaaaaaaaggCAATATATACTAGTCCAATAAAAGCCTTAAGTAATCagaaatattatgaatttaaaaatatttttaaagatGTTGGAATTATTACAGGTGATGTGAAAATGAATGTAAATGCAAATTGTATAATTATGACAACAGAAATTTTAagaaatttattatatctaaatgacaatattattaataatatacattgTGTTATATTTGATGAAGTTCATTATGTAAATGATGAAGATCGAGGTGTTATATGGGAAGAATCTATTATTATGCTTCCGCATCATGttcaaatattattattaagtGCAACCGTTCCTAATTATTTAGAATTTGCTGATTGGGTTGGTTTTACCAAACAAAAAGAAGTTATTTCTATATCTACCAAAAAAAGACCAGTTCCATTGTTACATTATATCTATGCTTATGATTCTGTCTATTTAGTTAtggatgaaaaaaataaattttattcttcagcatttaaagaaatatatgtaaaaattaGAGAAAAACAAGAAgctaataataaaaacacaaaacaaataacatcaggtagtaataatacttcttcgaatttaaaaaagaataataattattatgattcaaaaaataaatatcttactacaataaataataaagaaaatgatacTACACAAaatagtagtaataataataataataataataataataataataataatgttaagggatattatgaatattgTAAACAAAAgagaaaacaaaaattgTTTGCTAATGAAGCTAGTATGAAAACTgaaatacaaaaattacaaactcttattaaaaaattagatCAAGATAACAAATTACCAGTCGTATTATTTTGCTTTTCCAGAATTAAATGTGAAACGTATGCTAAATGTATGCCtcatttaaattttcttgatactaataaaaaatcaaaagtacatttatttattaaagaaTCTATATCGAAATTACCTAAACAAGATAGAGAATTAAATCAAATTCAAAGTTTAAGCAAATTGTTAGAAAAGGGAATAGGCGTACATCATAGTGGTCTTCTACCTATACTAAAAGAAATTGTggaaattttattttctaaagGATTAATAAAAGTATTATTTGCAACCGAAACCTTTGCTATGGGTATTAATATGCCAACCAAATCTGTTGTTTTTAcatctatatataaacatgatcatttaagaaaaagaattttAACTTCATCAGAATATACACAAATGTCTGGTAGAGCTGGTAGAAGATCATCTGATAAATATGgttatgtttatatatgttgttGTGATAATATTCCAGACCAAGTACAACTCACCGAAATGATGATGCAAAAAGCTGTTAGTTTAAAAAGCAAATTTAAAGtaacatataatatgattttaaaattattaattaataaacaaataaatattgaaaaaatgttatttaGTTCATTTCTAGAAAGCTGTAGAGCATTACAAATAccattatttaaaaaagatcttaaaagaaaaagaaaattgttgcaaaatataaaagaagttcaatgtatatatgaacaagaaaataacaaaaatgCATATCCTCCTATTGAACAATATgtacaaataaattatagattaaaatatattggATTAAATcttcataaaaaattacTAAATACAAAAAGTAGTAATTGTTTTGTTATCGGAAGAGTTATGctattaaataatatacatatctTACATAGTTCGGTCTATGCCATATATTTAGGATGTgataaaagtaataataaaaaaaaaaatgataaagtTGATTTTGCTCAAAACAGTATTTTCtttcaaaataattatgaagaTGATCGATCGAATGAGCgatttttctttttatttattcttcCTGATTTTATGACATTTGAGAATTTGCCTGATTATATTATCAATGAAGCTGATCAGAATATGTTgaaatcaaaaaaaaaaaaaactacgagcaacaacaataataatgacaatattaataataagagtaataataatagtaataataatattttgtcAAATTCTGTTTcggaaaatataaatttatacgaaaattataaaaatgtgttttccaaaaaaaataataaaagtgacataaaaattatataccACTCATCATTCGATACagatatgaataaaaaacattttgTTGTTTGCTCAAATGTTTGTATAGAAAATATCTCTATTATAACTAATACTGTTATTAAATTACcaaatgtaaataatgCAGGTATTCTTAATAATccaaaaaatttattattatatacatttgaACTGGATAGActtatagaaaaaaataacttCGAACCATTTGTTTTGACAAAAATGTTAAAGTCATTAAAATGTGAATTTTATTCTGTATTAGTTAATCAAGCAGATTATTTAGAAAACTTAAAAAAATCGAAATGTTATAATTGcaatttaaaagaaaaacattACCAActtatatgtaaaaaaaacGATTGCTTAGATgatattgaaaatattgAACGAAATATTAATGCAAAATCATTAAACCTTTATGAAGATTTAGAAGGTAAACTTAATGTTCTAAAACATTTTGGATTTATAGATgatcaaaataatttaactgtaaaaggaaaaatagCTAGCTATATTACATTAACTGATGAAATTACTTTAACACAAGTTATATTTGAAAATGTTTTGAACAAATTAAATCCAGCTGAAATAGCAGCAGTATTATCATGTTTTGTAGCACCAGAAAAGAAAGTTGAAGAATCACCAGATTTAACAGTTAATTTGCAAGAAGTAAAAGCAGCCTTAACAAATATACATAGTAGCTTTGAAGAATTTTATAAGGTTATTCGTCTAAGAATAAGTTCAGAAGATCATTGGAAATTATgtaattttaaaattatgtttattGCATATAAATGGACTCTTGGTGTATCCTTTGCAGAGTTGTTAGAACAATGTGAATTAGAGGAGGGATTAATAGTAAGATCTATATTACGATTAGATGATTTATGTAGAAAAGTTAAAATTGCTTTCTTATATCTTGGAAATATTGATTTGGCTCAAAAAGTGGAGAAAACATCTCATCTTTTGAGAAGggatataatatttacaaCATCGTTATATTTACAGtaa